One window from the genome of Dermacentor silvarum isolate Dsil-2018 chromosome 7, BIME_Dsil_1.4, whole genome shotgun sequence encodes:
- the LOC119458241 gene encoding uncharacterized protein LOC119458241 isoform X2: MSKVIVLLLLCAAVIAMRRPDMFEGCVRHPNDRVEPGVCTLVSDVLRNKSFVLYAEPVLKLSAHQPRTGYLNALLEMTRVAFQHSSDVSKGAVIRVEFTTARSSCIRPGAYSAAICPPAVSKANGLCQARYFMYDGAILLQRAWCKPLN; the protein is encoded by the exons ATGTCGAAGGTCATCGTGCTTCTACTGCTGTGCGCAGCAGTCATCGCCATGCGGAGACCCGACATGTTCGAAGGTTGCGTGCGGCATCCGAACGACCGCGTGGAGCCAGGCGTTTGCACCCTGGTATCGGATGTTCTCAGGAACAAGTCGTTCGTGTTGTATGCCGAGCCAGTTCTGAAGTTATCCGCCCACCAGCCACGCACGGGCTACCTCAACGCTCTGCTTGAAATGACTCGCGTCGCTTTTCAG CATTCCTCGGATGTGTCGAAAGGTGCCGTCATTCGGGTGGAGTTCACCACCGCCAGAAGTTCGTGCATTCGCCCCGGCGCCTACTCCGCGGCCATTTGCCCGCCCGCTGTGTCCAAG GCAAATGGACTGTGTCAGGCAAGGTACTTCATGTACGATGGCGCCATTTTGCTCCAGCGTGCCTGGTGCAAGCCTCTAAATTAG
- the LOC125946812 gene encoding uncharacterized protein LOC125946812 has translation MFKITVLLLLCAAVIGAEMPDMFKGCIRNPDHHVVPGKCTLAPRRALRGKTSLRRYAHRLLKNPVFQPPMGPNLNTVLRITRAGLLVTDPPRGSVVRVEFATVLSNCKRSVSYSGKKCRPVGDKANGLCQAKFLLQYGLRLLQRAWCTPL, from the exons ATGTTTAAGATCACCGTGCTTCTACTGCTATGTGCAGCGGTCATCGGCGCTGAGATGCCGGACATGTTCAAAGGCTGCATACGAAATCCGGATCACCACGTGGTGCCAGGCAAGTGCACTTTGGCGCCCCGGCGCGCCCTGCGAGGCAAGACCTCGTTACGCCGCTATGCACACAGACTTCTCAAGAACCCCGTCTTCCAACCGCCCATGGGGCCCAATCTCAACACTGTCCTTCGGATCACTCGCGCAGGACTCTTG gttacCGACCCGCCACGTGGGTCCGTCGTCCGAGTGGAGTTCGCCACCGTGCTAAGCAACTGCAAGCGCTCGGTGTCCTACTCGGGTAAAAAGTGCCGACCAGTTGGGGATAAG GCAAATGGGCTGTGTCAGGCGAAGTTCCTCCTGCAATACGGCCTGCGCCTGCTCCAGCGTGCCTGGTGCACGCCATTGTAG